From a single Chitinophaga sp. Cy-1792 genomic region:
- a CDS encoding FecR family protein, translating into MSEKYQQYKKEDFLNDESFIRYIRGGSPDAAWWEAYQHAAPENLRELQDAAAALRLIFTAKRIFPAPQLADEVWHSIAKGMDADSRKPLLRQIRRRWIGVAAAVLLLITGSVAWYMFARTTIHTAYGKMSAIVLPDSSTIILNSNSVVSYKKYWGSGRKREVWLEGEAFFEVRHLKKDRGPVLPAEQFIVHTQQVDVAVLGTTFNVKERHGITEVGLRTGAVQITAHEQQLRLQPGEVAQFNRQSGLMKLSPKAVQAVSAWKNHTLIMDEMQVSEILQLLEDNYGYHAVITDTTILNKRFKGIFPVKNEDDIIFVLAGLLQMDIEKKDHQLIFKQRF; encoded by the coding sequence AGAGGACTTTCTGAACGATGAAAGTTTCATTCGTTATATACGTGGAGGATCGCCAGATGCGGCGTGGTGGGAGGCTTATCAGCATGCTGCCCCGGAAAATCTGCGGGAATTGCAGGATGCTGCGGCAGCATTGCGGTTGATATTTACCGCGAAACGTATTTTTCCCGCTCCACAGCTCGCAGACGAGGTATGGCATAGTATAGCGAAAGGAATGGATGCAGATAGCCGCAAGCCTTTACTCCGGCAGATCCGGAGAAGATGGATAGGTGTGGCAGCAGCAGTGTTGCTGCTGATAACAGGTAGCGTTGCCTGGTATATGTTTGCCCGCACTACTATTCATACTGCTTATGGGAAGATGTCTGCCATAGTATTACCAGATAGTTCTACCATCATATTAAACAGTAATTCGGTCGTCTCCTATAAAAAATACTGGGGCAGCGGCCGCAAACGTGAAGTATGGCTGGAGGGGGAGGCATTTTTTGAAGTACGCCACCTGAAAAAAGACAGGGGGCCTGTGTTGCCGGCGGAGCAATTTATCGTGCATACACAACAGGTAGATGTAGCCGTATTAGGTACCACCTTCAATGTGAAAGAGCGCCACGGCATAACGGAGGTAGGACTCCGTACCGGTGCGGTGCAGATCACCGCACATGAGCAACAGCTGCGCCTGCAGCCGGGAGAAGTAGCACAGTTCAACAGGCAGTCCGGCCTTATGAAACTTTCACCAAAGGCAGTACAGGCAGTGAGTGCCTGGAAAAATCATACACTCATAATGGATGAAATGCAGGTAAGTGAAATACTGCAACTCCTGGAAGATAACTACGGCTATCATGCCGTGATAACAGATACAACAATCTTGAATAAACGATTTAAAGGCATTTTCCCGGTCAAAAACGAGGACGATATCATCTTTGTACTGGCGGGATTATTACAGATGGACATTGAGAAAAAGGATCACCAACTGATTTTTAAACAACGCTTTTAA